In the genome of Sphingobium yanoikuyae, the window TCAAGCTGACGGAGCACTTCCTGCAACTGCGGCGTCAGATAGGGATTATTGACGTCGAACAAGGTGGGCGACCCGACATTGGTCGGCGCCAGCCGGGCATTCACCACATTGCTGCTATAGTGAAGCTCCATATAGCCGGTGATATCATCGGTGAAATCATAATGGCCGAAGCTGTTGATCATCCAGCGCTTCTGCGGCTGGATCAGATAATTGTCGGGCCCCAGATTGAAATCATCCTGCGGCGTGATCTGTGGCCGGGCGGCCGTGCCTTCATCGTTGAAGGTGAAGCCGCGCGACGTCATCGCCGAAAGGCCGGCATTGGCATAGGCGGCATTGAGCGCCGCATTGGAGCCCCCCGCCGCCGGGATACCGGAAAAGCGTCCATTGGGGATATCGCCGCTGCCGCCGGCGACGAAGCCAAGCTCGCCGCCGCCCGCGACACAGCCCAGGCCGGAGGCCGGCGTGAAGGGCGTGCCGGCCCGGTCATGGCCGCCGCTGCCCGGCACGATGCATCCATCGTTGAGCGAGTCATAGGCAAAGCTGCCGCGCTGCCCGCGCGTAATCGAGTTGCGCTTGAGATAGTTGCCCGACACAACCAGATTGCCACGCCCATCAGCGAAATTGCCGCCCATCGTCAGATCGACGGTATAGACGGGCGTCCCGGTGGGACGATCCATGTTAAGCTGGGCGCGCGCTTCCACGCCTTCGAAATCGTCGCGCATGATGAAGTTGACGACGCCGGTGATGGCATCGGAGCCGTAGACGGCCGACGAACCACCCGTCACGATTTCCGTGCGCGCAATCAGGCTCGACGGGATCGTGTTGAGATCGGTAACCTGCTCCGGACCATAAATGGCATAGCGCCGCCCATTGACCAGCACCAGATTGCGGGTCGAACCAAAGCCGCGCAGATTGACGTCGGCAAAGCCGCCGGGAACGGTATTCGAGGTCGCGCTACCCAATTGCGAACCGACCACCTGCGGCAGCTGCGCCAGCGTCTTTTCGACGTTCACATTGCCCGAGAGCTTGATGTCCTCGGAGCCGACCACGCTGACCGGGGTTGAAGCATCGAAGCCATTGCGCGCGATGCGCGATCCGGTGACGACAATATCCGCGGTCGCGGCATCCGAACCGCCTTGCCGCTGCTCAACGGCAGCGACAGCCGGCGTTTCGGCAGAATTTTGCACCTGTGCCAGCGCTGGCACAGTGGGACAAAAAATAAGCGCGGCTCCCGTCAGGAAACGCACGCGCAACGATTGTATCTGCTTCATTCGATCCTCCCCTTCTTTCTTGCAATGACCAGTTGGAGCCTTGACCTGCTCCGCCGTAAATTGCTCGACACGCTTTCGTTAGCGCTATCATTGATGGCCGTGGATTATGCCTCTCCAACCCGCGCGTCAAGTCAAATAGGTGGGCATGATGGTAGCGCGTGACAGACGCAACCAGTCAGCATAGCGTTCGACCATGAATAGCAATGCTTCGTTCAATAATGGCCATGAGCCAACCATTTCTGACGTCGCGGATCGCGCCGGCGTTTCGATCCGCACGGTTTCGCGCGTCCTCAACAATTCGCCGCGGGTCAGTGACGACACCCGAGGACGCATTGAACAAGCTATTGCTGCGCTGAACTTCAGGCCGAGCCTGCGCGCAAGAGCCTTGGCCAAGGGCCGCTCCTTCCTGATCGGCATCGTCCATAATGATCGCAACGCTCTGGTCCTGGACACTGTGCAACGCGGCGTCGGACGAGAAGCGACACGGCGTGGCTATGAGGTCATCTGCCATTCCACGCCGCTGGAAGAAGAAGGCGCGATCGAGGATGTGCTTGCCTTCGCCCGCAGGTCTCGCATCGATGGCCTGATCGTGCTGCCGCCCGTGTCCGGCATCATTGGCTTGCCCCAGGCCTTGCAAGCCGAACAGGTTGCCGCCGTGGCGCTCTCAGCCGTGCCGATCGATGGCTATGGCAGCGTCATATTGTCCCGCGAAGCCGATGCGGCCGGTGCTGTCGCGGATTATCTGGTTGCCCTCGGCCACCAGCGGATCGCGATGGTCACTGGCCCCCAGACCATGATATCCGCCATCGAACGGCGTCGTGGCTTCATCGAAGCACTCGACCGGAATGGGGTTGCCTTCCTCCATGAAATCGAGGGGGATTACAGCTTGGCCTCCGGCGTGGCAGCAGCCGAGCAGCTCCTGTCCCTATCGCCGCTACCCACGGCCATTTTCGCCGCCAATGACATCATGGCCGCAGGCATATTGAAGGTTGCGTCGGAACGCCGCATTTCAGTGCCCTGCCCGCTTTCCGTTGTCGGATTTGACGGCAGCCTGGTCGCAGAATTATTGACGCCGGCGCTGACCACCGTGGCAAGACCATTTGGCGAGATGGCCGAGATAGCGACCCATCAACTCGTCGATCTTGTCGAGGGGCAGCCATTGCCTCATGCAACGCCACCCCCGCTCCGGTTAGTGATCGCTCAGTCAACTGCTGCCGCTCCTATAGGAGACCGTCAGCAGTTCGGAATGACAAATTAAAAGCAGAGCGTCCACAAAGGGTCGTTGTCGTCCTTGGCAAGCATACAAGATATCGGCGCGCGGTAAGGGTACTTCCATCAAACGCCAGTGGGTGAGCACGTCATCGATCGGCCATTGGCATTGTCTCAAAGGGCTTGGAAGAGGCGCCCGTCCAATGCATCAACCGCGTAACGGCGGACTGCGCGCCGCGCACACCGTCGTTCTGGACGAGATAGTATAGGCCATCTCCCAAGGGCTGTATTCCGACATCGGCCTTCTGATACCACCCCCGCACACCCGTCTTCACATCATGAATCCCATCCTGAGCGAGCGGTAGTAGCAGGCCTTTTTCTGGATTCATACCTTGAGGAGAAGCCAGGCCTTGCAAGGCCTGGCGACGTGGCCGGCTGCGGGCATCGAGCGCGAACAGCAGATAATTGGGCCAGTCGGGTTTGGCACCCTGATAGACGCCCATGAACCAGCGTTGCTGGCTTGAATCATAGGCGAGGTTCTGGACGCCATAGCGGGTGTTGCCGGTAAGGACGAAATATTTGCCCCGAGGGGTAGTCGGGCCAGAATGGTGCAGTGCCTGTTCGTCAATCGGCTGCGCCTCTCGGCCCCAGTCCGTCGCGTCATATTGCAGGAGGACCTGATGGTCATTGTCGCTGCGGGCGACGTCGCCATAGATACCGTAGGCGACGGTCAGGTAGAGCGGGCCGTCGCTTCGGCCGAAGGCGGGGCCAAAAGCGACGCCATCGATGCCCGAACAGCCATAGCGATGATCCGCCTTGCCGTCGCCATCGAGATCGGCGGCATAGTCGCGCGTCACTTCGGGCAGATAGACGGCGCGCAGCAGGTCCGTGCCGGCAACAGTCATGCCGACCCGATCGATCCGTGCCCCGTCGATCATCGCGATATAGAAGGCGTCCTGCTTGCCATATTCCAGCGAGCCATAGACCCGTCCGTCGACCGGGTTGAAATCTAGGTCGCCCAGATGCCCCGACCAGCCGGTCAAAGTGCCGACCAGCCGCCCTTCAAAGTCATATTTGGCGAGCATGTCGGTGAAGGAATAATAGATGAAGCCGCCCTTGCGATCGACCGCGATGCCCTGGACATGACCCGAGGCGAAAGGGCCCGCGACCTGCTCGCGCGGCAGGTCGGCAGGCGGAAACGGCGTAGCCGAATGAGCAGACTGGGCAAGGCCAAGCAGAAGTAGCGCAACGATCGCGGACCGCATCATAATCTCCTGATCAGGCGCTGAAGACACGGCGGCCGCGCTCGACCGACATGCGATGGGTGCTGGCGATCCGCGTGCTGCGCGCCTTGATCGTATCGAGGAACAGCCATTCGCCGGTCACCCGATCACGGCTGATGTCTATCATCATATAGCCACGCTGGTGCGTGTTCGCCCATTTGAGTTCGCGATTGGCGGCGACGAAGCCGCGCGCCACCGCCGTCGGATCGCCGCGCAGGTCACCCTCCATGCCACCCGACGTGACCGCCTGTCCGGCAAATTCGACACCGGCGGGCTGGCCATCCTCGACCAGGCCGTAGGCCCAGGCATTGTGGCTGTCGCCCGCCAGCATGATGAGGTCGGAGTCGGCCGCCTGTGCCGACCGGAGCAGGCGCGAGCGGGCAGCGGGATAGCCGTCCCACCGGTCCATCCACATCGGCAGGCCATTTTGCGCCATGCGCACGCTGTTGCGATAGCGTTGGACCAGCTTGGCGTTAGCGTCGGGACGGAGCCAGTCGGTGACATTGGCCGGCATCACCGTACGGCCGATGATCGTACCCATGCCGACCATCTGCCAGGCGGTGGTGCGGGCGTTCGCCCGGAACGCATGGGCCAGCCAGCTTTCCTGGGTGCTGCCCAACATGGTGGCCGATGGGTCCTGCCACACGCCATCATGGAAGGCCTTTAGCGCGGCGTCCGCATCGGGCGCGCTGGCGGCGGCCGTGATGTCGGCCGGGCGCGTACGGGCGAGCAGGCGGGATTCTGTGCGATACAGCGTCGCCAGCGTCCCGATATCATAGGCCTTCCACGGCTCGTCCGACACCGGCATCCATTCGCGATAGACCTGCATTGCGGCGGCGCGGCGGGTGTTCCAGTCGCCTTCCTTGTCGGCCTGATGGTTCTGGGCGCCACCTTCCCAGCTGTCATTGGCCGATTCATGATCGTCCCACAGTGCAACCATCGGCGCCATCTGGTGCAGCCGTTGCAGGTCGGGGTCAGCCCGATAGGTTGCGTAGCGCAGGCGATAGTCGGCAATCGCCAGAATTTCCGTGTCGGGCATCAGCGTGCGCCCCACGATGCCCTGACCGGGCCGTACCGAAGCATTGCCATATTCGTAGATATAGTCGCCGACATGCAGCCACAGGTCGAGATCGTCGCGCGCTGCGGCATGGGCATAGGCGTTGAACCAGCCATAGGGCAGGTTGGAACAGGAAAAGACGCCCAGGCCAAAGCGCGGCACGTCGCCCTGCGGCAGCGTCCGGGTGCGGCCGACCGGCGACTTGCTGCCGTCCGGCGCGACGAAGCGATACCAGTAGCTCGTGCCTGGCTGAAGCCCGTCCACTGTCACTTTCGCTGTCCAGTCACGATAGCCCCCGGTGCGCACCGTGCCGCCGCCGACGATCCGCACGAAATCGGGATCGATCGCGACTTCAACGTCGAGGCGCGCGCTCTCAACCTCGCTCGCAGGGACATAGCGGGTCCATAGCAGCATCGAATCCGCCCCCGGCTCGCCGCTGGCGACCGCATGGGTGAAGCCGCGCGCGCCGATCAGGTCGGCGGCCAGCGCCCGGCCAGCAGGTAGCGCCAGGGCGCCAATGCCCCAGACTCCGCCCAGGATCATGCAGCGGCGGTCGATTTGCATTACCATGATGATGCCTTTTCGATGAGATCAGAAAGGGACGGAGCGGCCCAAGGCCGCTCCGTCCAGTGGGGGAGGATCAGAAGCTGCCCTTGATGCCGATGTTCCACATCGAGCCGTAAATGCTGTACTGGCGCACCCGGCTTTCGACGTTGGAATAGATGACGTCCGGCGCATTGAAGATATTGCGGCCGGCGACGTTCAGCTCGAAATTGGGGCTCAGCTTGTAGCTGAAGCTCACATTCCATAGCTGGCGATCGGTATGATAAAGGACGCCATTGTTGGCGGTGGTCGGCGTGGCGCTCAATGCACTCACCCGATATCGCGACTGCCAGTTACCCGTCAGCTGGAAGTCGAACGGCCCATAGCTGTAGCGCAGGCCCCAGTTGGCCGATTTTTCCGGCGTGTTCACACGCTCCGCATCGGGGAAGAGACGGGTGAAGGAACCGCGCAGGCCCAGCCCCTTGAGGATGCCCGGCAGGAAGGTCAGCTGCTGGTCATATTCGAAGATCAGCCCCTCATTGGTGCTGGTCCCCGGAAGATTCTGCGCGCTTCGGAATGTGTAGCCGGCATATTCATCAGGATCGAAGCCGACGGCGGCGGGATCGACCTCGATCCCGGTGACCTGCATGTCCTTCATGTCGAGGCGATAATAGGACAGACCGATGATGCCTGACGGCTCCAGATAATATTGAAGGCTGGCGAAATATTTGGTCGAATGTTCGGGCTTTAGCAGGGGATTGGGTACATTGACGATCTGTGTATCGTCATTGACCGACACCACGCCGCCCAGATTGCCATAGTCGGGCCGCAGGATCGACTGGCTGAAGGCGATCTGGCCGACCAGACGGCGGCTGAAATCATATTTCATGCCCCCGCTCAGGAACCAGTCGTCATATTCGCCATGGCGGGTTGAATAGGTACCGCCATTATATTGGTAGAGCAGCCCCTCGATCGTGTTGGTCTTGTAGCCTGCCGCCTCGACCTCGCTGGTCGGACGGATATTGGCGACCAGCGCGCCAGTCCTGGTCTTCTCGTAGCGCAGGCCGAGGTCAAAGGTCGCCTTGCCAATGCGCGCCTCCGCCTCGACATAGGCGGCGTAGATATCTTCCTTGACCCGCTTGTTGTTGTCGAGGTCGCGCTTCAGATTGCCGACCGTATCGGCAACGAAATATTCCGGATGCGCCTTGTAGATGTCGTACATCGCGTAATTATTGTCGGCGCGCCAATTCTGGTCGTTGAGGTTACCAGCGTTGAAGCCGATGATCTCGAACTGGTAGCGATTGGTCCAGGGAATGACCGCGGCTGGGTCCTTTTGGCTCAGATCGCCGTTCGGGCCGACATATTGGAACTGGTCATAAGACCCCTCATTGGTGCGCCAGTCATTCACCCGCGCGCCGGCCCCCGCCATCAGCGTCAGCGGCACGTCGCCCACGAACAGCTTGCGCTTGATGTCCAGATTGCCGCCATACATTTCATTGCGGGCGTCCGATTCAGCCGTGCGAATATTGTTGCCGATGTCATCGTCACGGTTGAAGCTGGTCGGATCGCTCCATGACCGACCGGCTGTCTGCTGTAGCGTCCAGGCGTTCGAGCTTTCCGACTCCCGGTCGAGCGTGAAGCCGATACGCGTCAGCCAGCTGTCGGTGCGCTGGAAGAAGCCTTTGGAATTGTCGCGGAAATTGAATTCCGAACTGGAATAGCTGCCGCGCAACGCGACTTCCCAATCGTCATTCTTATATTCGAGCTTGGGCGCCAGCAGCATTGCCGGGGTGCCTGCATAGCGATGCGAATATTGGGTGTGTAGCCGGGTGTTAGTGCCGTTGGGATTGACGACGATATGGGTACCGGTCGAATCCGGCGTGGCATAGGATTTGGTCGTCGTGCCGAAAATCAAATAGGTATATTGGTTGAAATATTCGACCTCGTAGAAAGAATAGCTGCCACGCAGCGACAGCGCGAGTTCATCGGAGAATTTATAATCGACCGATAGGTTGGCGGCGGTACGGCTGGTTTTCTTCGGGCCAGGACGCCACATGACCTGATAGGGGATGACCCGGCCGTCGGCGAGATAGGACCAGTCGGTCTGGACGCGATCCTGCTGGACATAATTGGCATTGTAGCTGGCGCTCAGCGCGACGCCGAGCCTCCCATCCAGAAACACGTCGCCATAGTTGAAGCTGACCGACGGATAGATGCGGGCATGTTTGTCATTATCGGGCAGATAGATTTCGCCGATCCCGGCGTCCGAGGTGCCGACCCCGCCAACCTGGAAGCGCAGTTGGCGCTTCTTCAGCTGAAACGCATATTTGCTGCGCAGGTTGATCGCGCCGCCAGGCGCGTCGGCATCCATGCGGGCGGTCAGCGTGTTGTTCAGCTCGATCGACTCAATGCCGGTGATCGACATCTGCTCGAAACTGTTCTGCCGGCCATTATTGTTGTTGGACGTCGCCGTCGCCATGCGGGCGCCGTCGGTGGTGAAGGTCGAATATTTGGGGTCGAGACCACCAATGCGGACCGCCGTGGCATCGACCTCGGTATAGTCGAGCGAGATGCCGGGCATCTGCTTCATGAATTCGCCGACATCGCCCATGGTCAGCAGGCCGTAATTGTCGGCGGCCACCACGGTCTTGGCATTGGTGGCAGCGCGGCGTTCCATGATCGCGGCCGCCTGCCCCTCGCGCCGGGCGGTGACGGTGATGGCCGAGCCGTCGTCGGTGGAAGAGCCCGCAAAGGTCGGTGCACGCAACGCCACGTCCAGCGTCGCGACTTCACGCGGGCTGACAGTGGCGATCAGTCTTTCGGTCTGGAGGCCGGTATATTTGACGACGATCGTCGCTTCACCGGGCGGAATGTTGGACAAACGAAATTCGCCATTATCCTCGGAATAGACGGTGATCGGCGTGCCTTCGACGCGAATTTCCGCGTTGCGCAGATATTCGCCGGTGACCGTGTTGAACACGCGGCCGCGCACCATGCCATTGCCGACGCTGGCTTCCGGGCGCGCCGAGCGCAGGGTGATGACATTGCCGTCGTCCGATCCAACCCGCAGCGGCGTGCCTGCGATCAGGCGGCGCAACGCTTCGCGCACGTCCATCCGCCCCTTGATTGCGGGCGTGTTGATGCCGGCCAGATCACGGGCCGGGGCTACGATCTGCACTTGTGCCTGTCGGGCCAGTTCGGGGATGGCACGGACGGCGGGCTGGGCGGGTATGTCGAAGAGGCGTTCCTGCGCATGGGCCGGCACGGCCACGGCAAGCGCAACGACAGAAGCCCCACAAGTGAGGAGAGAATGACGCGAATACATTAGCTGGTAGCCCCCTGCTGGCCGCGCGCTGCACGGCGTTCGACCCTAAGAGGTGGGAGGCCGGCGGTTCCGCTAATGCGGGGTCAATTTTTTTTCGACTGCGCTGTGCGGCTCAGGATGAGGTCATGGTCCTGCCGGACCAGGCGAGCATCGAAGATGGTCGAAATGGCGCGACTGAAGCCAGCGGGATCATTGGCTGTAAACAGACCCGTTACAGGTTCGCGCGCCAGTGCCGCGTCCGGTATAAGGATGCGGGTTTCGCTGTAACGGGCAAAGGCATTGGCCGCCTGCTGCAAGGTCTCGCCCTCGAAGGCCAGTTTCCCGTCGCGCCAGGCCAGCTCCCGGTTGATGCGCTCGGGCGAGATCGGTTCGGGCCGTTCCGCGACGAACAGGCTGGTTGCCGCATTGGCCATGACCATGTGGGTATTGCCAGCCAGGGCAACGACCTGACCGCTCATGGGATTGACCGCAGGCAGTTCGACCAGTCCCTGATGCACCAATATGTCGACAGGCGCCTTGGCCAGCTTGCGGACGCGAAAGCCGGCCTGCGCTGTGCGCAATCGGCGACCGCCGACCTCGACAATGAATGGGCGCCGCTCGTCGCGTGCGACCGAGAAATAGACTTCGCCATCTAGCAGCGAGACCAGACGTTCCTTTTCACCATAGAGGATCCGGATGCGGCTGTCGGTATTCAGCAGGGCGGTCGACCCGTCCTCCAGCGGCACCAGTCGCATCTCGCCGCGGCCGGTGCGGATTTCCGCGCCCGATGCTGGCATGCCGACGGTCAATGCGGCCATGCCCGCCATGGCGGCCAGCGCACCACCGCCGATGCCGAGCAAATGTCGTCGCGACAGGCCGCGCTGTTTTTTCGGCTCGAACACACGAGGGTCGAAATCTGGGCCCAGCGCCTGCGCGGACTCACTCATCAACGACAATGCCTGGGCACGCAGCAGGGCACCCTTATGGCGCGGATCGGCGGCCAGCCATTGCTTGAGTTCGGCATCCTGCGCCGCAGACAGCGCGCCACGATCCAGCCGCGCCGCCCAATCGGACGCGGTTTGGTCAATGCTGCGACTGTCTTCTTGTCCGGCCATCAACTGCGCGCGTCTCCGTTGTCACATCCCTAGAGGTTTGGGGCAGCGTCTTTCCACCACGACCGAACCAGTCAATCAAAAATCGGATGCCGCGCGAAATATGCGTCTCGACCGTATTTTCCGATATACCCATCTGCGCCGCGATTGCGCGCTGAGGCAGGCCCTCGACCCGGCGCAGGATGAACGCCTCACGCGTCTTGAGCGGCATGGCCGCGATCGCGCAGGCCAGCTGGCGCAATTCATCCCGGTCGATCGCCGTCTGCTCGGGTGATGCGGTATCGTCAGGGTGGTCCAGATGGTCAAGATTGTCGACCGCGTGGATGGGAACGATCCGCGCACGGCGGACATGGCGGGTTACCACAGACCGGGCTACCTGGAACAGATAGGCCCGGGGATAGGCGATGGTGTCGACCCGCTCCATCTCCGCGAAGATGCTGTAGGACTCCTGAATGATATCGTCGGGTTCGAGGCCGCCCAATGGCCGACGCGCAAGCCAGCCGCGCAAGGCAGGCTCATGCGGCAAGATATTGCGCAGCAGCCAGCGCGCTCTTTCCCTGTCCGTTCCGCTCATCCCAGTTCCGCGACCGTTTATTATGACGAAGTGTCGATTCTGGGGGTGGCTAGAGGGAAAATGTGACAAACAGACTGCGGGGCCGACATCTTCGAAACGTGCGACCCATCTTTTCGAGGGCGGTGCGTTCAAACTGCCAGCATCCTTGGGTGCCCCCTTTCAGCTTACACTGCGGGAGAAGCACGGCCTTAATCGAATCTAACAAGCAGACCGTCAGCACTTGGCGATTGAAAATCGACCTCCGAACGGCAGCAATGGGTCGACAGCCGGGATGAATACTACGCGCCCATCTAAGCCATTCGCCCGCAAAATTACTATGCTTGGAAACGGACCGTCAATTTTTAAGGACAAATCCCTCCCCGGGTGCCCGGCTGTCTGTCCGGTACGCGCTCGACCAGTTCGACACGACAATGCGCAGCAAAGCACATCACGACGCTGGCGACAGCCGCAGCCACACCTCATGATCTTGTGGGAACACCGGGCGCAGAATCAAGGCCTGCCCCTTCACGCCTCGTTACCCTGGAACTCTTCGAGGCGACGGCCCTGACCGCCTTCGTCATCAAAGTTGGCAGGGTCGAGCCACGCCTGCAACCCTGCCGACACGCCGGGCCACTCGGTATCGGTAATCGCGAACCAGGCAGTGTCACGGTTCTCGCCCTTCACCACCATATGCTGACGGAAAACGCCCTCGAAGATGAACCCGAAACGCAGCGCCGCGCGCTTCGATGGTTGATTGCGATCGTCGCACTTCCATTCGAGCCGACGATAGCCGAGTTGATCAAAGGCGTAAGACGCGAACAGATAGAAGGCTTCCGTTGCTGCGCGTGTGCGGGCCAGCGCCGGCCCCCACAATATGTTGCCGATTTCGATGACGCCGTGAGTGGTGTCGATCCGCATCAAGGATTGTCGACCTTCCGCGCGTCCGGTTGCTTTGTCGACCACGGCAAAGAACAGGGGATCGGTGGAAGCGGCAGATCGCTCGATCCAGTCCGCAAACTCCTTCTCGTCGATGGGCGGTTGATCGAACAGATAACGAAACCGTTCTTCCGCCCCCGCTTCAAGCGCCGACCGGAGCAGATCCTTGCTATGCTTCGGTTCCAGCGGTTCAAGCCGTGCATAACGCCCGTCGAGAGCGACACTACGAGGACGTGGTGCGCCGTTCCAATCAGCCATACTCATATCGCTCTCCGCATCAGACGGGAGATACCCGTGTTGTTCGCCATAAAGTTCGTTGCCTACCGTGACCGAGCACTACGATCCAATCGACTGTTGGACGGTCTTATAAATCCAATTTATCAAGAGCCATGTCTCGGAATCATCCCCCATTGCTCGCAATCAGGGCGTTCGAAGCGATCTCTCGCTGCGGTACGTTCACTGCGGCGGCTCATGAGTTGGGGACCACGCAGGCCGCGATCAGCAATCAGATCAAGGTGCTGGAGGGGCGCCTGGGATTGCGGCTCTTTGAGCGTCATGGCCGACGGGCCATGTTGACAGATGACGCCCGGCGCGTAGCCGCTCGTCTCTGCAAGGCATTCGATGAGATCGAAGCGGCTTTCACGGAGCTGCGTGAAAGTGAAGAGGCGGTGTTGCGGATCACGGCCAGCAACACCTTCACCGAACGCCTGCTGGCGCGCCACATCGACAGCTTTCAGGCAGTGCACCCCGAACTTGAAATTCGACTCAATGTCGGCAACCGCTACGTCGACTTCGGCACCGAGCAAGTCGACGTGGCGATCCGCTGGGGTGGAGGCGTGTGGCCTGGCTTAGCATCCGATCACCTGCTTAAACTCGACTTTACGCCAATGTGCGCGCCAAGGATTGGGTTTCCGTGAACAGATGCCGCGCATGGGCAACGGATACATCCGGCTTGAACCCATGGATGATGAGGTCGAGCTTACCGGTCGCCAGTCTTTTGAACATATCGTCGGTGTAGCCGGATATTTCGACCTGACATCCCGGCGCGGTCTTGCCGATCGATGGCAGTATGGGAAAAAGGACCGACAGCATGCCATAGTCCGTCGCAGCGATGGAAAATCGGCGTTCCAGTGTTGCTGGATCGAAATCCGCGGGTTGCAACACAGCCGCCGTTATCGCCATCCACTCTTCGAGAGGTTTGGCTAATTCCATGCCGCGTTGAGTCAGCGCCATGCCTCGACTGGTCCGGACCAGAAGCGGATCGGATAGAAGCTTACGCAGCTCACTCAAAGCTCGGCTGACTGTCGGCTGGCTTAGCCCCGGCGCATGGCTGTCCGACTGACACTCTGCGTCTGAAGTAAAACAGAAAGAGTTGGCAACAAATTGATATCAAACGCCTTCATTGCTGACTCCGGCTTTGCGAATAAGCCGCGTTAGCGCTGAAAGGTTGGTGTTTCAATGGAGCGGAAGGGTGGCTGTACTGCACTATGTTCGACTTAAAATTGGAAACGGCATTTTCCACAATCATCCGCTCACGCCTGCTTGCCTTCTTGCTGCCGCTTCTGGCATCGAGTTATGGAAAGCAGACGGACCGCTCCTGGGACCCCAAATTTGGCGTCTGAGCGCCCGCAAAGGGGCGGGCGCAGAAGTGCCTCTACGTGCCGGCCGCGAGCGTGGCCGCCAGTCACCAAATTCGCCGTTCCATGTATGATCCGGTCAAAATGAGCCTACGGTCCGCTTTCCCCTCTGGAGCACGTTCGCCTGCGGCGCCCGGCGGATTCGAAGATCGATCACGACACCAACGGCATTTTGTAGTAACGATAAGCGATTGACTGCTAATCAAATCGTAACTACAAAATGCTATGATCATCGTATGGGATGAGCCGAAGCGGCAAGCGAACCTCGTCAAGCACGGGATCGACTTTGCCGATGTGGGCGAAGGGTTCTTCCTCTCCGCCCTGGTCATGCCTGCGAAGGATGGACGCTTTGCCGCCATCGGTGAGATGAACGGTAAGATCACGGTGATTTTCGCTGTGCTGGGCACCGAAGGCGTCTCGATCATCTCGGCCCGCCCGGCCAGCATTACGGAACGGAGGCTCTTGCCATGACCTACCCGAAAAACGCCGCTCTCGGTTACACCAAGGCCGATATGGATGCGGTCAGCAATAA includes:
- a CDS encoding GNAT family N-acetyltransferase, which gives rise to MSMADWNGAPRPRSVALDGRYARLEPLEPKHSKDLLRSALEAGAEERFRYLFDQPPIDEKEFADWIERSAASTDPLFFAVVDKATGRAEGRQSLMRIDTTHGVIEIGNILWGPALARTRAATEAFYLFASYAFDQLGYRRLEWKCDDRNQPSKRAALRFGFIFEGVFRQHMVVKGENRDTAWFAITDTEWPGVSAGLQAWLDPANFDDEGGQGRRLEEFQGNEA
- a CDS encoding LysR family transcriptional regulator yields the protein MSRNHPPLLAIRAFEAISRCGTFTAAAHELGTTQAAISNQIKVLEGRLGLRLFERHGRRAMLTDDARRVAARLCKAFDEIEAAFTELRESEEAVLRITASNTFTERLLARHIDSFQAVHPELEIRLNVGNRYVDFGTEQVDVAIRWGGGVWPGLASDHLLKLDFTPMCAPRIGFP
- a CDS encoding LysR substrate-binding domain-containing protein, which encodes MALTQRGMELAKPLEEWMAITAAVLQPADFDPATLERRFSIAATDYGMLSVLFPILPSIGKTAPGCQVEISGYTDDMFKRLATGKLDLIIHGFKPDVSVAHARHLFTETQSLARTLA
- a CDS encoding BrnT family toxin codes for the protein MIIVWDEPKRQANLVKHGIDFADVGEGFFLSALVMPAKDGRFAAIGEMNGKITVIFAVLGTEGVSIISARPASITERRLLP